Proteins encoded together in one Musa acuminata AAA Group cultivar baxijiao chromosome BXJ3-6, Cavendish_Baxijiao_AAA, whole genome shotgun sequence window:
- the LOC135639902 gene encoding non-specific phospholipase C6-like, whose product MARSKAIASPPSRLLLLLLLLFLCGSHAAQQPIRAVVVLIMENRSFDHMLGWMKSALGLPIDGLSGTECNRRSVADPTSPSICVSDDARYVDPDPGHSFVAVREQVFGSSNSSESTAVPSMSGFVQQALSVSEDLAGTVMKGFKPENVPVYAALAQEFAVFDRWFSSLPGPTQPNRLFVYSATSHGATCHDKVQLAKGYPQKTIFDSLHDDGLDFGIYYESAPATLFYRNLRKLKYVFKFHKFGTFKDHARDGKLRSLSVLEPRYFDLLGKAANDDHPSHDVANGQKMVKEVYEALRASPQWNESLFIITYDEHGGFYDHIATPTVGVPSPDGIAGPAPYFFGFDRLGVRVPAILISPWIKKGTVVSRPQGPAPTSEFEHSSIPATIKKLFNLTSDFLTQRDAWAGTFQNIFSELTSPRTDCPEVLPDVPPLRATKAKEHRVVSEFQSEIVEMAAILNGDHRLTKHGDKTIKRMTVREADAYVSHAVARFFRASKDAIEKGADESKTVDMAAAKHG is encoded by the exons ATGGCAAGATCGAAGGCTATAGCATCTCCTCCAtcccgtcttcttcttcttcttcttctcctcttcctgtgCGGCTCCCATGCAGCGCAGCAGCCGATCCGAGCCGTGGTGGTTCTCATCATGGAGAACCGCTCCTTCGACCACATGCTGGGGTGGATGAAGTCGGCCCTCGGCTTGCCCATCGACGGCCTCAGCGGCACCGAGTGCAACCGGCGGTCGGTCGCAGACCCCACCTCCCCCTCCATCTGCGTCTCCGACGACGCCCGGTACGTCGACCCCGATCCCGGTCACTCCTTCGTCGCCGTGCGGGAGCAGGTCTTCGGGTCGAGCAACAGCAGCGAAAGCACCGCCGTGCCTTCCATGTCCGGCTTCGTCCAACAGGCCCTCTCCGTGTCCGAGGACCTCGCGGGCACCGTCATGAAGGGGTTCAAGCCGGAGAACGTGCCGGTGTATGCCGCCCTGGCCCAGGAGTTCGCGGTGTTCGACCGGTGGTTCTCGTCGTTACCGGGGCCGACGCAGCCCAACCGACTGTTCGTCTACTCCGCCACCTCCCACGGCGCGACGTGCCACGACAAGGTGCAGCTGGCCAAGGGGTACCCCCAGAAGACCATCTTCGACTCCCTCCACGACGACGGGCTGGATTTTGGCATCTACTACGAGAGCGCGCCGGCGACGCTGTTCTACCGCAACCTGAGGAAGCTGAAGTACGTATTCAAGTTCCACAAGTTCGGGACGTTCAAGGATCACGCCCGAGACGGCAAGCTACGGAGCCTGAGCGTGCTCGAGCCGCGCTACTTCGACCTGCTCGGCAAGGCCGCCAACGACGACCACCCCTCGCACGACGTCGCCAACGGGCagaagatggtgaaggaggtgtACGAGGCGCTGCGGGCCAGCCCGCAGTGGAACGAGAGCCTGTTCATCATCACCTACGACGAGCACGGCGGCTTCTACGATCACATCGCCACGCCCACCGTCGGCGTTCCCAGCCCCGACGGCATCGCCGGCCCTGCCCCCTACTTCTTCGGCTTCGATCGGCTCGGCGTTCGTGTCCCCGCCATCCTCATCTCCCCCTGGATCAAGAAAGGCACAG TCGTGAGCAGGCCGCAGGGACCGGCACCGACGTCCGAGTTCGAGCACTCTTCGATCCCTGCAACCATAAAGAAGCTATTCAACCTcacctcagatttccttacccagagAGATGCTTGGGCTGGCACATTCCAGAACATCTTCAGCGAACTCACCTCACCAAGGACCGATTGCCCTG AGGTGTTGCCGGATGTGCCGCCGCTGAGGGCGACGAAGGCGAAGGAGCACAGAGTTGTGTCGGAGTTCCAGAGCGAGATCGTCGAGATGGCGGCTATTCTCAACGGAGATCATCGCCTGACCAAACACGGGGACAAGACCATCAAGCGAATGACGGTGAGGGAGGCTGATGCTTATGTGAGCCACGCAGTTGCCAGGTTCTTTCGAGCGAGCAAAGATGCCATCGAGAAGGGAGCAGACGAATCAAAGACAGTAGACATGGCAGCAGC
- the LOC135641782 gene encoding uncharacterized protein LOC135641782: MADWGPVFVAVVLFVLLSPGLLFQIPGKGRVVEFGSLQTSGVAIFIHSIIFLGLAAVFMLVIGIHVYLG, translated from the coding sequence atggcggaCTGGGGGCCGGTGTTTGTGGCGGTGGTGCTCTTCGTGCTGCTGTCGCCGGGGCTACTGTTCCAGATACCGGGCAAGGGCCGGGTGGTGGAGTTCGGCTCGCTACAGACCAGCGGCGTCGCTATCTTCATCCACTCCATCATCTTCTTGGGCCTCGCCGCCGTCTTCATGCTCGTCATCGGCATCCACGTCTACCTGGGCTAG